In bacterium, a single window of DNA contains:
- a CDS encoding HIT domain-containing protein — protein MAHRALWAPWRMAYIGAPKSGACIFCDAPAADPQAALVLAASAHAVVMLNRYPYANGHLMVAPRAHTADLGALEATAYAALSETLRRAVGLLQSTFRPDGMNVGLNLGAAAGAGFAQHLHWHLVPRWNGDTNFMPVIAEVSCLPEHLDALWARLRPVFAPLDG, from the coding sequence ATGGCGCATCGAGCCCTGTGGGCGCCGTGGCGCATGGCCTACATCGGCGCGCCGAAGTCCGGCGCGTGCATCTTCTGCGACGCGCCGGCGGCCGACCCGCAGGCGGCGCTGGTGCTGGCGGCCAGCGCGCACGCGGTGGTGATGCTCAACCGCTACCCGTACGCCAACGGCCACCTGATGGTGGCGCCGCGCGCCCACACCGCCGACCTCGGCGCGCTCGAGGCGACGGCGTACGCGGCGCTGAGCGAGACGCTGCGGCGCGCCGTCGGGCTCCTGCAGTCGACCTTCCGCCCGGACGGCATGAACGTCGGCCTCAACCTCGGCGCCGCCGCCGGTGCCGGCTTCGCGCAGCACCTGCACTGGCACCTGGTGCCGCGCTGGAACGGCGACACCAACTTCATGCCGGTCATCGCCGAGGTGAGCTGCCTCCCGGAGCACCTCGACGCGCTGTGGGCGCGGTTGCGGCCGGTGTTCGCGCCGCTCGACGGCTGA
- a CDS encoding integration host factor subunit beta translates to MTKRALIDELVTLYPRFSRRDAEVMVNAVFESLADALRRGERIEIRGFGSFVVKHREARDGRNPRTGKRVAVAAKRVPFFKVGKELRLRVDGDAEGAAEAAAQS, encoded by the coding sequence GTGACCAAGCGGGCCTTGATCGACGAGCTCGTGACCCTCTATCCGCGGTTCTCGCGGCGCGACGCGGAGGTCATGGTCAACGCCGTCTTCGAGAGTCTCGCCGACGCCCTGCGGCGCGGCGAGCGGATCGAGATCCGGGGCTTCGGCAGTTTCGTGGTCAAGCACCGCGAGGCGCGCGACGGGCGCAATCCGCGCACCGGCAAGCGGGTCGCGGTGGCCGCCAAGCGGGTGCCCTTCTTCAAGGTCGGCAAGGAGCTGCGGCTGCGCGTCGACGGCGACGCCGAGGGCGCCGCCGAGGCGGCGGCCCAGAGCTGA